From one Planktothrix agardhii NIES-204 genomic stretch:
- the recR gene encoding recombination protein RecR: MQRLPGVGPKTAQRLALHIIKRPDEDVQALAQALLDAKQQVGFCQVCFHLSAEPVCDICRNPQRDPDTICVVSDSRDVIALEKTREYKGKYHVLGGVISPMDGVSPEQLTIQPLVRRVSQQQIKEVIIAISPSVEGETTTLYIGQLLRPFTRVTRIAFGLPMGGELEYADEITLARALEGRRELD; this comes from the coding sequence TTGCAACGTTTACCAGGTGTGGGGCCAAAAACAGCCCAACGCCTAGCGCTTCATATTATTAAGCGTCCTGATGAAGATGTGCAAGCGTTAGCCCAGGCGTTATTGGATGCTAAACAGCAAGTGGGTTTTTGTCAGGTTTGTTTCCATCTCTCGGCTGAACCCGTTTGTGATATTTGTCGTAACCCCCAACGTGACCCCGATACAATTTGTGTGGTCTCCGACTCCCGGGATGTCATCGCTTTAGAAAAAACCCGGGAATATAAGGGTAAATATCATGTTTTGGGTGGGGTAATTTCTCCTATGGATGGGGTTAGCCCCGAACAATTAACCATTCAACCCCTAGTGCGTCGGGTGAGTCAACAACAAATTAAAGAAGTGATTATTGCTATTAGTCCCAGTGTTGAGGGGGAAACCACAACTTTATATATCGGTCAACTATTAAGACCTTTCACGAGAGTAACTAGAATTGCCTTTGGTTTACCCATGGGAGGCGAGTTAGAATATGCCGATGAAATTACCTTAGCCCGGGCTTTAGAAGGGCGGCGGGAGTTGGATTAA
- the hypB_1 gene encoding hydrogenase accessory protein HypB has product MCTNCGCAVTPGTIEIHSHDHHDHLHTHDHHHDQHSDHEHPHQTLTIHEAILSKNERLAERNRGFFWGKGLFVLNVLSSPGSGKTAFIERALTDINSYLPGAVIVGDLATDNDAQRLRRSGAQVVQITTGNVCHLEADMVAKALSEINLDSVKLLIIENVGNLVCPAAYDLGENQRIALLSVTEGEDKPLKYPTLFKTADVVIINKIDIAEVVGFDRELALNNIKKIVPQARIFEVSAKTGVGMNEWYQFLEQQILELKIN; this is encoded by the coding sequence ATGTGTACAAATTGCGGTTGCGCTGTTACCCCTGGAACAATTGAAATCCATAGTCATGATCATCACGACCATCTCCACACCCATGATCATCACCATGATCAACATTCTGATCATGAACATCCCCATCAAACCTTAACAATTCACGAAGCCATTCTCTCTAAAAATGAACGATTAGCAGAACGAAATCGAGGCTTTTTTTGGGGTAAAGGACTATTTGTTTTAAACGTTTTATCCTCCCCTGGTTCGGGAAAAACCGCTTTTATTGAACGGGCTCTAACTGATATTAATTCCTATCTTCCTGGGGCTGTAATTGTTGGAGATTTAGCCACCGATAATGATGCTCAAAGACTCAGACGGTCGGGGGCGCAAGTGGTTCAAATTACCACGGGAAATGTTTGTCATTTGGAAGCGGATATGGTCGCTAAAGCCCTTTCTGAAATTAACTTAGATTCAGTCAAATTATTAATTATTGAAAATGTCGGAAATTTAGTCTGTCCGGCGGCCTATGACTTAGGAGAAAATCAACGAATTGCTTTACTTTCCGTCACGGAAGGGGAAGACAAACCCTTGAAATATCCGACATTATTTAAAACTGCTGATGTGGTAATTATTAATAAAATTGATATTGCGGAAGTCGTGGGTTTTGATCGAGAATTAGCCTTAAATAATATTAAAAAAATTGTTCCCCAAGCTCGAATTTTTGAAGTTTCTGCTAAAACAGGTGTTGGGATGAATGAATGGTATCAATTTTTAGAGCAACAGATTTTAGAATTAAAGATTAATTAG
- the hypA_1 gene encoding hydrogenase nickel insertion protein HypA, translating to MHEVSIMEQTLEIALNHAKQQGATQIHWLKMKVGALSGVIPEALEFAFDVVAKGTMAETAIFEIDSISVRCYCHNCQVEFQPDDYIYECPHCHQYSLDILQGKELELTSLEVS from the coding sequence ATGCACGAAGTTAGTATTATGGAACAAACCCTAGAGATTGCCTTAAACCATGCTAAACAACAAGGGGCAACTCAAATTCATTGGCTTAAAATGAAAGTAGGGGCTCTATCGGGAGTTATCCCAGAGGCGTTAGAATTTGCCTTTGATGTGGTGGCGAAAGGAACAATGGCAGAAACCGCTATTTTTGAAATCGATTCAATTTCTGTTCGCTGTTATTGTCATAATTGTCAGGTTGAATTTCAGCCGGACGATTATATTTATGAATGTCCCCATTGTCATCAATATAGCCTTGATATTCTTCAGGGAAAAGAGTTAGAATTAACATCTTTAGAGGTTTCTTGA
- the uvrB gene encoding excinuclease ABC subunit B: MKPFKLHAPFQPQGDQPQAIAQLTDNIQNGQPFSTLLGATGTGKTFTIASVIEKIGRPTLVLAHNKTLAAQLCNEFRSFFPENAVEYFISYYDYYQPEAYLPVTDTYIEKTSSINEEIDMLRHSATRSLFERRDVIVVASISCIYGLGMPAEYLKAAISLQVGEEVDQRELLRELVSVQYTRNDIELTRGRFRVKGDVLEIGPAYEDRIIRVEFFGDEIEAIRYTDPITGEVLQSLDCLNIYPARHFVTPEDRLETACDDIEQELKQQITALESQSKLLEAQRLSQRTRYDLEMLREVGYCNGVENYSRQLAGRQAGEPPECLINYFPNDWLLVVDESHVSVPQIRGMYNGDQARKKVLIDHGFRLPSAADNRPLKAEEFWQTVNQCIFVSATPGDWEIEQSQGQVVEQIIRPTGVIDPEVFVRPTSGQVDDLYGEIQERVIRDERVLITTLTKRMAEDLTEYLQERGVKVRYLHSEIQSIQRIEIIQGLQNREFDVLIGVNLLREGLDLPQVSLVAILDADKEGFLRSHRSLIQTIGRAARNIRGQAILYGDNLTKSMIKAIDETNRRREIQRKYNQKHGIIPQQIIKKYSNSILEFLDVSRRLNAQTTAKQIETFEEFPLESIPDLIIQLETQMKMAAKQLEFEEAAKLRDRIKQLRDKLLGH, encoded by the coding sequence ATGAAACCCTTTAAACTTCATGCCCCCTTTCAACCCCAGGGAGACCAGCCCCAGGCGATCGCCCAACTTACCGATAATATTCAAAACGGGCAACCCTTCAGCACCCTATTGGGGGCAACGGGAACCGGAAAAACCTTTACCATCGCCTCGGTAATCGAAAAAATCGGCCGCCCGACCCTAGTTTTAGCCCATAACAAAACCCTCGCCGCCCAATTATGTAACGAATTTCGGTCATTTTTTCCTGAGAATGCTGTCGAATATTTTATTAGTTATTACGACTATTATCAACCGGAAGCCTATCTTCCTGTCACCGATACTTATATTGAAAAAACCTCATCAATTAATGAGGAAATTGATATGCTCCGCCATTCCGCTACCCGTTCATTATTTGAACGGCGAGATGTGATTGTTGTGGCTTCAATTAGCTGTATTTACGGGTTAGGAATGCCCGCCGAATATTTAAAAGCAGCTATTTCTTTACAGGTGGGAGAAGAAGTTGATCAACGGGAATTGTTAAGGGAATTAGTGTCGGTACAATATACTCGCAATGATATTGAGTTAACTAGGGGAAGGTTTCGGGTGAAAGGAGATGTTTTAGAAATTGGCCCCGCCTATGAAGATCGAATTATTAGAGTGGAATTTTTTGGGGATGAAATTGAAGCTATTCGTTATACAGACCCGATTACAGGGGAAGTTTTGCAAAGTTTAGACTGTTTAAATATTTATCCCGCCCGACATTTTGTTACCCCAGAAGACCGTTTAGAAACAGCCTGTGATGACATAGAGCAGGAATTAAAACAACAGATAACAGCCCTAGAAAGTCAAAGTAAACTATTAGAAGCACAACGATTATCCCAGCGCACCCGTTATGATTTGGAAATGTTACGGGAGGTGGGATATTGTAATGGGGTGGAAAACTATTCTCGTCAGTTAGCTGGTAGACAAGCGGGAGAACCTCCAGAATGTTTAATTAATTATTTTCCCAATGATTGGTTATTAGTTGTAGATGAATCTCATGTCAGTGTGCCTCAAATTCGGGGAATGTATAATGGCGATCAAGCGCGAAAAAAAGTCTTAATTGATCATGGGTTTCGTTTACCCAGTGCGGCGGATAATCGTCCGTTAAAAGCGGAGGAATTTTGGCAAACAGTGAATCAGTGTATTTTTGTTTCCGCGACGCCGGGAGATTGGGAAATTGAGCAATCTCAAGGTCAAGTGGTGGAACAAATTATCCGTCCGACGGGAGTAATTGACCCAGAAGTTTTTGTCCGTCCAACTTCAGGACAGGTTGATGATTTATATGGGGAAATTCAAGAACGAGTTATCAGAGATGAGCGGGTTTTGATTACGACCTTAACCAAAAGAATGGCGGAAGATTTAACCGAATATTTGCAAGAAAGGGGAGTTAAGGTTAGATATCTGCATTCGGAAATTCAGTCTATTCAAAGGATAGAGATTATTCAAGGATTACAAAATCGAGAGTTTGATGTCTTAATTGGGGTGAATTTATTACGGGAAGGGTTGGATTTACCCCAGGTGTCTTTGGTGGCTATTTTAGATGCGGATAAGGAGGGGTTTTTGCGATCGCATCGCTCACTAATTCAAACTATCGGACGAGCAGCGCGGAATATCCGAGGACAGGCGATTTTATACGGGGATAATTTAACCAAAAGTATGATTAAGGCAATTGATGAAACTAACCGACGGCGGGAGATTCAACGGAAATACAATCAAAAACATGGAATTATTCCCCAACAAATTATTAAAAAATATAGTAATTCTATTTTGGAATTTTTGGATGTATCTCGACGGTTAAATGCTCAAACCACAGCGAAACAGATAGAAACCTTTGAGGAATTTCCCTTGGAAAGTATTCCCGATTTAATTATCCAATTAGAAACTCAAATGAAGATGGCGGCGAAACAGTTGGAATTTGAAGAAGCGGCTAAGTTACGAGATCGGATTAAACAGTTACGCGATAAATTGCTTGGACATTAG
- a CDS encoding S-layer domain protein: MKNILLFTGLTVSLIATLSSCANSPTGEAIGNSLKADPQLETNAPPPEPIITPTQTPEPILPAVELPADFPSEIPPYPNASLREVMPSTTDKTAVITLWETGDPSNAVQSFYKKELETKSWKIINNSDNENSNNLNAQKDNLKVTIAQQSNPKPDGKTYFQIRYQPIPVAAVISPSPTPKPTVIPNPETPENNAISQELTSFIADIAKLGIFKAPNSQETGILPDPNGTITRSQYARWLVEVNNKLYADNPAQKIRLATENNQPIFTDVPKTHPNFAEIQGLAEAGLISSPLSGDNTITKFRPDSPLTREDLIAWKVPLDTRQSLPKANIDAVKERWGFKDTSKIDPGALPAILEDYNNADNSNIRRVFGYTTLFQPKKTVTRAQAAATLWYFGFQGEGISANEVLNNPNPNPNPTPN; this comes from the coding sequence ATGAAAAACATTCTTCTATTTACGGGTTTAACAGTTAGTTTAATTGCCACTCTATCATCCTGTGCGAATAGTCCCACGGGGGAAGCTATCGGAAATTCTCTAAAAGCCGATCCTCAGTTGGAAACCAATGCCCCTCCGCCTGAACCAATAATAACACCCACTCAAACCCCTGAACCCATACTTCCTGCGGTTGAACTTCCGGCTGATTTTCCCTCAGAAATTCCGCCCTATCCTAATGCCAGTTTACGAGAGGTTATGCCTTCAACCACCGATAAAACGGCTGTCATTACCCTCTGGGAAACGGGTGATCCGAGTAATGCTGTTCAGAGTTTCTATAAAAAAGAATTAGAAACAAAAAGCTGGAAAATTATCAATAATTCAGATAATGAAAATAGCAATAATCTGAATGCTCAGAAAGATAATTTAAAAGTTACTATTGCTCAACAATCTAATCCTAAACCAGACGGAAAAACCTATTTTCAAATTCGTTATCAACCCATTCCGGTTGCTGCGGTAATATCTCCATCTCCTACGCCTAAACCTACCGTAATTCCTAATCCCGAAACACCAGAAAATAATGCTATTTCTCAGGAGTTAACTTCCTTTATTGCTGATATCGCAAAATTGGGTATTTTTAAAGCCCCCAATTCCCAAGAAACCGGAATTTTACCCGACCCAAATGGTACAATTACTCGCAGTCAATACGCCCGTTGGCTGGTGGAAGTGAATAATAAATTATATGCCGATAATCCAGCCCAAAAAATTCGGTTAGCCACGGAAAATAATCAACCCATTTTTACAGATGTTCCCAAAACCCATCCGAATTTTGCTGAAATTCAAGGATTAGCAGAAGCTGGTTTAATTTCAAGTCCGTTATCTGGAGATAATACAATAACAAAATTTCGTCCAGATTCTCCCTTAACCCGGGAGGATTTAATTGCCTGGAAAGTTCCCTTAGATACTCGACAGTCTTTACCAAAAGCTAATATTGATGCAGTTAAAGAAAGATGGGGTTTTAAAGATACCTCTAAAATTGATCCTGGGGCTTTACCTGCTATTTTAGAAGACTATAATAATGCTGATAATTCCAATATTCGTCGGGTTTTTGGGTATACAACTTTATTTCAACCGAAAAAAACTGTGACTCGCGCACAAGCCGCAGCTACCCTTTGGTATTTTGGATTTCAAGGGGAAGGAATTTCGGCTAATGAAGTATTAAATAACCCTAATCCTAATCCAAATCCAACACCAAATTAA
- a CDS encoding 8-amino-7-oxononanoate synthase translates to MINDAYAWIEKALHTIHKADWYRSVQTVESQPGSTLMIEGKSLINFASNDYLGLTGDQRLIDAAIAATQQFGTGVTGSRLLTGHRQLHRDLELAIAAFKQTEDALVFSSGYLANIGTIAALVGQRDLILSDEYNHSSLKNGAKMSGATVLEYQHNHPEHLRKILEEHRLPHRKALIITDSVFSMDGDLCPLHDLLDLGEEFSCMVLVDEAHGTGVFGKNGAGCVDHFNCTGEPLIQMGTLSKALGSLGGYVAGSAELIDFLRNRASSWIYTTGLSPADTAAALAAINIVQTEPQRREQLWQNVKTLETLFQDQKKISNLQISHSLSPIFCIPIKDAATVLTLKHQLKEQGIFAAAIRPPTVNTSRIRISLMATHTPMQLQTLVQVLTDIIFEGNTKAQRHQEV, encoded by the coding sequence ATGATCAATGATGCTTATGCTTGGATTGAAAAAGCACTCCATACGATTCATAAAGCGGACTGGTATCGTTCAGTTCAAACTGTCGAAAGTCAACCCGGATCTACTCTGATGATAGAGGGTAAATCCTTAATTAATTTTGCCAGTAATGATTATTTGGGATTGACCGGAGATCAACGATTAATTGATGCAGCGATCGCAGCTACCCAACAATTCGGTACCGGAGTAACAGGTTCTCGATTATTAACTGGACATCGCCAACTCCATCGAGATTTGGAATTAGCGATCGCTGCTTTTAAACAAACTGAAGATGCTTTGGTTTTTAGTTCCGGTTATTTAGCTAATATTGGCACAATTGCGGCTTTAGTCGGACAACGGGATTTGATTTTATCCGATGAATATAATCATTCTAGCCTTAAAAATGGGGCGAAAATGAGTGGGGCGACGGTGTTAGAATATCAACACAATCACCCAGAACATTTGAGAAAAATATTAGAAGAACATCGTCTTCCCCACCGCAAAGCACTGATTATTACCGATAGTGTATTTAGCATGGATGGGGATTTATGTCCCCTACATGATTTACTCGATTTAGGGGAAGAATTTTCCTGTATGGTATTAGTAGATGAAGCCCATGGTACAGGAGTTTTTGGTAAAAATGGCGCCGGATGTGTAGACCATTTTAACTGTACGGGAGAGCCTTTAATTCAGATGGGAACTCTTAGTAAAGCCCTGGGAAGTTTGGGGGGTTATGTAGCAGGTTCGGCGGAATTAATTGACTTTTTAAGAAATCGCGCTTCTAGTTGGATTTATACGACTGGATTAAGTCCTGCGGACACCGCCGCCGCCTTAGCAGCGATTAATATTGTCCAAACCGAACCCCAACGCCGGGAACAGTTATGGCAAAATGTGAAAACCTTAGAAACCCTATTTCAAGATCAGAAAAAAATATCTAACTTACAGATTTCCCACTCCCTTTCACCGATTTTTTGTATTCCGATTAAAGATGCAGCCACGGTATTAACCCTAAAACATCAACTCAAAGAACAAGGAATTTTTGCCGCCGCGATTCGTCCCCCAACTGTCAATACCAGTCGGATTCGGATTTCCTTAATGGCAACTCACACCCCCATGCAGTTGCAAACATTGGTTCAAGTTTTAACCGATATAATTTTTGAAGGAAACACCAAGGCACAAAGACACCAAGAGGTATAA
- a CDS encoding 8-amino-7-oxononanoate synthase, which produces MGLERKLFRGMFEQTETVELRQICFTPSRIFEPGHYIAGELPDIAFDLGLVDKLPPVRGKSAEISQPYPDDIQHDQ; this is translated from the coding sequence ATGGGACTAGAACGTAAACTATTTAGAGGAATGTTTGAACAAACAGAAACGGTCGAATTGAGACAAATCTGTTTTACTCCCAGTCGCATTTTTGAACCCGGACATTATATTGCTGGAGAGTTACCCGATATTGCTTTTGATCTGGGTTTAGTGGATAAATTACCCCCAGTTCGTGGCAAAAGTGCCGAAATTAGTCAACCCTATCCTGATGATATTCAACATGATCAATGA
- a CDS encoding putative voltage-dependent potassium channel family protein produces MILTELNTLSWHEWDNMVEKLKHRVFLLLETKEHLHPLGRFFKYFLIFLITLNTLVVCIESIDEMFKIYKTILNSFNQFSLGVFTLEYILRVWSCTILKKYSHPVWGRLKYMLTPLAIIDLIAFLPFYFYFDPGNFQEMKLLQLTRFLQILKLGRYSQVTQILNQVIYLRKKELVLTLNVVFFLLIFSGNLIYFAEHEAQPDKFPHIPASMWWAVITLTTVGYGDVYPITPLGRLLGGILALLGIGLIALPAGIIASGFTEVIARNKQANQTLYPKICPHCGKNIDQPLENSTDLDN; encoded by the coding sequence ATGATATTAACTGAACTTAATACTCTATCTTGGCACGAATGGGATAATATGGTTGAAAAATTGAAGCATCGTGTGTTTCTGCTTTTAGAGACGAAGGAACACCTACACCCGTTAGGTCGATTTTTTAAATATTTTTTAATCTTTTTAATTACTTTAAATACTCTGGTGGTTTGCATTGAATCGATAGATGAAATGTTTAAAATTTATAAAACGATTTTAAACTCATTTAATCAGTTTTCCTTGGGAGTTTTTACCTTAGAATATATATTAAGGGTTTGGTCATGTACGATCCTTAAAAAATATAGTCATCCGGTTTGGGGAAGGCTAAAATATATGTTAACTCCCCTAGCAATTATTGATTTAATTGCTTTTTTACCCTTCTATTTTTATTTTGATCCTGGCAATTTTCAAGAGATGAAACTCTTGCAATTGACTCGCTTTTTACAAATTTTAAAATTAGGTCGTTATTCCCAGGTAACTCAAATTTTAAATCAAGTAATTTATCTGCGAAAAAAGGAATTAGTCTTAACATTAAATGTGGTATTTTTTTTGTTGATATTTTCGGGGAATTTAATTTATTTTGCCGAACATGAAGCACAACCGGATAAATTTCCCCATATTCCGGCGTCAATGTGGTGGGCGGTAATTACCTTAACAACGGTGGGTTATGGAGATGTTTATCCTATTACTCCCCTGGGAAGATTATTAGGGGGTATTTTAGCGTTATTAGGAATTGGACTTATTGCCTTACCTGCGGGGATTATTGCATCGGGTTTTACTGAAGTTATTGCTCGGAATAAACAAGCTAATCAAACCCTTTATCCTAAAATTTGTCCCCATTGTGGTAAAAATATTGATCAACCTCTGGAAAATTCCACGGATCTTGATAATTAA
- a CDS encoding tryptophanyl-tRNA synthetase, with translation MGKQRVLSGVQPTGNLHLGNYLGAIRNWVDHQAQYDNFFCVVDLHAITVPHNPATLATDTYTIAALYLACGIDLEYSTIFVQSHISAHTELTWLLNCITPMNWLEDMIQFKEKAIKQGENVSVGLLDYPVLMAADILLYNADKVPVGEDQKQHLELTRDLAVRFNHLFGKGKTLLKLPDPLIRPEGARVMSLSDGTRKMSKSDPSELSRINLLDDPDTITKKIKRCKTDAVRGLTFDDPDRPECHNLLMLYGILAGKTKAEVAAEAEDMGWGQFKPLFTETLIESLKPIQAKYKAVMDDRGYLESVLKNGREKAEAVANQTLTQVKQAMGYSLPL, from the coding sequence ATGGGTAAACAGCGAGTTCTATCTGGAGTACAACCGACCGGAAACCTACATTTGGGGAACTACCTGGGTGCAATTCGCAACTGGGTAGACCATCAAGCGCAATACGATAACTTCTTCTGTGTCGTTGATTTACACGCCATTACCGTCCCCCATAATCCTGCGACCTTAGCAACCGATACCTACACCATTGCGGCTCTTTATTTAGCCTGTGGCATTGATTTAGAATATTCTACAATTTTTGTTCAGTCCCATATTTCCGCCCATACTGAACTCACCTGGCTACTGAATTGTATTACCCCAATGAATTGGCTAGAAGACATGATTCAGTTCAAGGAAAAAGCAATTAAACAAGGGGAAAATGTGAGTGTGGGTTTACTCGATTATCCCGTATTAATGGCGGCGGATATTTTACTCTATAATGCGGATAAAGTCCCCGTTGGGGAAGATCAAAAACAACATCTGGAATTAACCAGAGATTTAGCAGTCAGGTTTAATCATTTATTTGGAAAAGGAAAAACCCTATTAAAATTACCTGATCCTTTAATTCGTCCCGAAGGTGCGCGGGTAATGAGTCTCAGCGATGGTACTCGCAAAATGTCAAAATCCGATCCCTCAGAATTAAGTCGGATTAATTTATTAGATGATCCTGATACGATTACTAAAAAAATTAAACGCTGTAAAACCGATGCAGTTCGCGGTTTAACCTTTGATGATCCAGACCGTCCAGAATGTCATAATCTATTAATGCTCTATGGAATTTTAGCGGGTAAAACCAAAGCAGAAGTCGCAGCAGAAGCTGAGGATATGGGATGGGGTCAATTTAAACCTTTATTCACAGAAACTCTGATTGAAAGTCTGAAACCCATCCAAGCAAAATATAAAGCGGTGATGGATGATAGAGGCTATTTAGAATCGGTGTTAAAAAACGGTCGAGAAAAAGCCGAAGCGGTAGCCAACCAAACCTTAACTCAGGTTAAGCAAGCCATGGGATATTCCCTGCCTTTATAA
- a CDS encoding methylenetetrahydrofolate reductase: MNRFRTACQTLDEFIVTAEVAPPKGADPSQMIEMVRLLKGRVHAVNITDGSRAVLGMSSLAASIILIHHGVEPIYQLACRDRNRIGLQADLLGAQALGIRNVLALTGDPVKAGDHPDAKAVFDLESVRLLQAIDKLNQGKDWNNKTLPDGATDLFPGAAVDPQSSSWSGLKSRFERKIEAGAQFFQSQLITDFDRLDKFMTEIADSSKKPILAGIFLLKSAKNARFINKYVPGVCIPDSIIDRLEQAKHPLEEGILIASEQVKIARELCHGVHIMAVKREDLIPEILDLAGIKPLF; the protein is encoded by the coding sequence ATGAATCGTTTTCGTACTGCTTGTCAAACTTTAGATGAATTTATTGTGACGGCGGAAGTCGCCCCCCCCAAAGGTGCAGACCCTAGCCAGATGATTGAAATGGTCAGACTCCTCAAAGGTCGAGTTCATGCGGTTAATATTACCGATGGGAGTCGGGCTGTTTTAGGAATGAGTTCCCTGGCCGCTTCGATTATTTTGATCCATCATGGGGTAGAACCGATTTATCAATTGGCTTGTCGCGATCGCAATCGGATTGGTTTACAAGCGGATTTATTAGGAGCCCAAGCGTTAGGAATTAGAAATGTTTTAGCCTTAACTGGTGATCCGGTCAAAGCTGGAGATCATCCCGATGCTAAGGCGGTTTTTGACTTAGAATCTGTGCGCTTATTACAAGCAATTGATAAACTAAATCAAGGCAAAGATTGGAATAATAAAACCCTACCCGATGGGGCGACGGATTTATTTCCTGGGGCGGCAGTTGACCCCCAATCTTCCAGTTGGTCAGGGTTAAAAAGCCGATTTGAACGTAAAATAGAAGCGGGGGCGCAGTTTTTTCAAAGTCAATTAATTACGGATTTTGATCGGTTAGATAAATTCATGACTGAAATTGCTGATAGTAGTAAAAAGCCGATTTTAGCCGGAATATTTCTATTAAAATCTGCTAAAAATGCTAGATTTATTAATAAATATGTCCCTGGGGTTTGTATTCCCGATTCAATTATTGATCGTTTAGAACAGGCTAAACACCCCCTAGAAGAAGGCATTTTAATCGCATCAGAACAGGTTAAAATTGCCCGTGAACTTTGTCATGGAGTACATATTATGGCGGTTAAACGGGAAGATTTAATTCCTGAAATTTTGGATTTGGCGGGAATAAAACCTTTGTTTTAA
- a CDS encoding prevent-host-death protein encodes MLNVTVDEIQRDPLKYLRQVEAGETIVIVRSDQAIAEIRPIASSKQLRPFGLCAGEFTVPNDFDAPLPEDLLSAFEGK; translated from the coding sequence ATGTTGAACGTCACTGTTGATGAAATACAACGCGATCCCTTGAAATATCTGCGCCAAGTAGAGGCAGGTGAAACTATTGTCATTGTTAGATCTGATCAGGCGATCGCTGAGATTAGACCTATTGCCAGTAGTAAGCAGTTACGACCATTTGGTTTGTGTGCAGGCGAGTTTACCGTTCCAAATGATTTCGATGCTCCTTTACCAGAAGATCTGCTCAGTGCATTCGAGGGTAAATGA
- a CDS encoding cytochrome bd ubiquinol oxidase, subunit II, whose translation MESLTHFLDQVWFVILALFLLLYVMLDGFDLGVGILSLTSSDEQRRSILMTSLGNVWDANETWLVLMGGALFGAFPLAYATILNALYIPIFGMIFGLIFRAVAFEFREHAENKLVWNFAFGAGSFLAALSQGFALGGVLQGIAVDELGHFTGGMWDWLDWRSLLVALTLIQGYVLIGSTYLIMKTEGELQVIHYRTAKLAALTTLVGAVLITITTPFVSENIRTKLFHEPEIYVFAVIPILGLLFMGLLLRSLKQREETTPFIWTILIFLITFIGLGLIVFPYIIPPSITIYQAAASPSALVFMITFIGFLIPIMLFYNIYNYVVFRGKVTES comes from the coding sequence ATGGAGAGTTTAACACATTTTTTGGATCAGGTTTGGTTTGTAATTCTAGCCTTGTTCCTACTTTTATATGTGATGTTAGATGGGTTTGATTTAGGGGTGGGAATTTTATCTCTCACCAGTTCTGATGAACAACGTCGCAGTATTTTGATGACCAGTTTGGGCAATGTTTGGGATGCAAATGAAACTTGGTTAGTGTTAATGGGGGGTGCTTTATTTGGGGCGTTTCCTTTAGCTTATGCTACTATCCTTAATGCTCTTTATATTCCCATTTTTGGGATGATTTTTGGATTGATTTTTCGAGCGGTGGCTTTTGAGTTTCGAGAACACGCGGAGAATAAATTAGTCTGGAATTTTGCTTTTGGAGCGGGGAGTTTTTTGGCTGCACTTTCTCAGGGATTTGCATTAGGAGGAGTTTTACAAGGGATTGCGGTAGATGAGCTTGGACATTTTACTGGGGGAATGTGGGATTGGTTAGATTGGCGATCGCTCTTGGTGGCGCTAACTTTAATTCAAGGTTATGTTTTAATAGGCTCTACCTATTTAATCATGAAGACGGAGGGAGAGTTACAAGTAATCCATTATCGCACAGCTAAACTGGCTGCTTTAACAACATTAGTCGGTGCAGTTTTAATCACGATTACAACGCCTTTTGTTTCTGAAAATATCCGAACTAAGTTGTTTCATGAGCCAGAAATCTATGTGTTTGCGGTGATTCCGATTTTAGGTCTTCTCTTTATGGGTTTACTATTAAGAAGTCTGAAGCAACGGGAGGAAACAACACCTTTTATTTGGACTATTTTAATCTTTTTGATCACGTTTATTGGTTTGGGATTAATAGTTTTTCCCTATATTATTCCCCCTTCTATCACCATTTATCAAGCTGCTGCTTCCCCTAGTGCTTTAGTGTTCATGATCACTTTTATTGGTTTTCTAATTCCAATTATGTTGTTTTATAATATCTATAACTATGTTGTGTTTAGAGGTAAGGTGACTGAATCGTAG